The proteins below are encoded in one region of Mycobacterium shinjukuense:
- the pcp gene encoding pyroglutamyl-peptidase I, translated as MSQVLVTGFGPYGLTPINPAQLTAEALDGRVIAGATVVSRIVPNAFVTSIAAAQQAIAEVGPELVIMLGEYPGRSMLTVERLAQNINDCGRYGLADDAGTVLAGEPTDPAGPVAYHATVPVRAMVLAMRRAGVPADVSDAAGTFVCNHLMYGVLHHLARKSLPIRAGWIHLPCLPSVAALDRNLGVPSMSVETAVAGVTAGIEAALGHAADISEPVPSRLQI; from the coding sequence GTGTCGCAAGTGCTGGTCACCGGGTTCGGACCGTATGGCCTGACGCCGATCAATCCGGCACAGCTCACCGCCGAGGCGCTGGATGGTCGCGTTATCGCCGGTGCAACGGTGGTCTCGCGGATCGTGCCCAACGCATTCGTCACGTCGATCGCGGCGGCTCAGCAGGCCATCGCGGAGGTTGGTCCGGAACTGGTGATCATGCTGGGCGAATACCCGGGGCGCAGCATGCTCACCGTCGAGCGGCTCGCGCAAAACATCAACGATTGCGGACGATACGGCCTCGCGGACGACGCCGGCACGGTATTGGCGGGTGAGCCGACCGACCCGGCCGGCCCGGTCGCCTACCACGCGACCGTGCCGGTCCGAGCGATGGTGCTGGCCATGCGCCGCGCCGGCGTGCCGGCTGACGTCTCTGACGCGGCGGGCACATTCGTGTGCAATCACCTCATGTATGGCGTGCTGCACCACCTCGCCCGGAAGAGCCTGCCGATTCGCGCGGGCTGGATTCATTTGCCGTGCCTGCCAAGCGTTGCCGCCTTGGATCGCAATCTCGGTGTTCCGAGCATGTCGGTGGAGACGGCGGTCGCCGGGGTGACGGCCGGCATCGAAGCTGCCCTCGGGCACGCCGCCGATATCAGCGAACCGGTTCCGTCGCGACTGCAGATCTAG
- a CDS encoding glycerophosphodiester phosphodiesterase, which produces MEFLRESGRIAMAHRGFTSFRLPMNSMGAFHEAVKLGFRYIETDVRATRDGVAVILHDRRLKRATGVPGAIDQLRYRDVRQADLGAGESIPTLEELLVALPHIRVNIDIKAASAIEPTVEVIERLNVHHRVLVTSFSDRRRRRALRLMSKRVASSAGTGALLACLAASTPYSREYAWQILRDSDCLQIPPRVGRVPVITPGLVRAVHASGRQVHAWTVDDPEVMHALLDMGVDGIITDRADLLRDVLIARGEWPQAS; this is translated from the coding sequence GTGGAGTTCCTCCGCGAGTCTGGGCGGATTGCCATGGCGCACAGGGGGTTTACCTCGTTTCGGCTGCCCATGAACAGCATGGGGGCGTTCCACGAGGCGGTCAAGCTCGGCTTTCGCTACATCGAGACCGACGTGCGCGCCACCCGCGACGGCGTCGCGGTGATCCTGCACGACCGCAGGCTCAAGCGCGCGACCGGGGTCCCCGGCGCGATCGACCAATTGCGCTACCGGGACGTCCGCCAAGCGGATCTGGGCGCCGGCGAGTCGATCCCGACCCTGGAAGAGCTGCTCGTCGCACTGCCGCACATCCGGGTCAACATCGACATCAAGGCGGCCTCGGCCATCGAACCGACCGTCGAGGTCATCGAGCGGTTGAACGTGCACCACCGCGTGCTGGTCACCTCGTTTTCCGATCGCCGCCGCCGACGCGCATTGCGTCTGATGTCCAAGCGGGTCGCCAGTTCGGCGGGCACGGGAGCGTTGCTGGCGTGCCTGGCGGCCAGCACGCCCTACAGCCGGGAGTATGCCTGGCAGATTCTGCGCGACAGCGACTGCCTGCAGATACCGCCGCGGGTTGGTCGGGTACCGGTCATTACGCCGGGCCTGGTGCGGGCCGTTCATGCCTCGGGGCGTCAGGTTCACGCCTGGACGGTCGACGATCCCGAGGTGATGCATGCCCTGCTGGACATGGGCGTGGACGGCATCATCACCGATCGCGCGGACCTGCTTCGTGATGTGCTCATCGCGCGCGGTGAGTGGCCGCAGGCTAGCTGA
- a CDS encoding serine/threonine-protein kinase yields the protein MPLAVGEVFAGYTILRVLGAGAMGTVYLAQHPRLPRQDALKVLSADLTADPQYRARFVREADIAASLWHPNIVGIHDRGEFDGQFWISMDYVDGTDAARLLHERYPGGMPVGLVMQIVSAVGSALDHAHQRGLLHRDVKPSNILIADPGSEAQRVFLADFGIARLVDDTVGLTATNVSIGTVAYAAPEQLMGEPIDGRADQYALACSAFHLLAGAQPYDYPSATVVITKHVMAPPPAIGQRRPELAVLDPVFARAMAKNPAERFAYCQDFGAQLERVLGWGDGPTQLAPRPVAAPGAPDTQIAGIGYAPFRPPPPPAAPAPPAAGGRPQRRTRVVVGALAAVALLVAGGIVATAKLSRHDQPGATATPPGVGGPSAGPEGPFTGTYRGDYGRATSIDGAPIDGATPSTTTWGVRSVCQPSGCVATATRFGGETTMPSTMVFDDVGGRWLAVGLSTDTCGDAPSEFWVVLNLRPRPDGTLAGETSKTSAHGCGTLTPVTFTRTGDVDADRVADPASQPPRVVSPAEALRGRYHDTVTWPDGTKPNHYDWVVRTDCLRTGDRCMSFFHAPPDASKPLVFSSRSWLMSTVLDGICSAGRAPVNNTAEFPLPQPPQNPIVLLTGHGHHEQTGACTHSTSFDEKFERTGD from the coding sequence ATGCCATTGGCGGTGGGCGAGGTTTTTGCCGGATACACAATTCTGCGGGTGCTCGGTGCGGGCGCGATGGGCACGGTATATCTGGCCCAACATCCGCGGTTGCCGCGCCAAGATGCCTTGAAGGTGCTCTCGGCTGACCTGACCGCTGACCCGCAGTACCGGGCCAGGTTCGTGCGCGAGGCCGACATCGCCGCCAGCCTGTGGCATCCCAACATTGTCGGCATCCATGACCGGGGCGAGTTCGACGGCCAGTTCTGGATCTCGATGGATTATGTCGACGGCACCGATGCGGCGAGGTTATTGCACGAGCGCTACCCCGGCGGGATGCCGGTAGGCCTGGTCATGCAGATCGTCTCCGCCGTCGGGTCGGCCCTGGATCACGCGCACCAGCGCGGGCTGCTGCATCGGGACGTCAAACCGTCGAACATCCTGATCGCTGACCCGGGGTCGGAGGCACAACGGGTATTTTTGGCCGACTTCGGCATCGCCCGGCTGGTTGATGACACCGTGGGTCTGACCGCCACCAACGTTTCCATCGGCACGGTCGCCTATGCTGCGCCCGAACAGCTGATGGGTGAGCCGATCGATGGGCGCGCGGATCAGTATGCGTTGGCCTGCAGTGCTTTTCACCTGCTCGCCGGCGCGCAGCCCTACGACTATCCCAGCGCCACGGTCGTCATCACCAAGCATGTGATGGCCCCGCCGCCGGCGATCGGCCAACGCCGTCCCGAATTGGCAGTGCTAGACCCGGTGTTCGCCCGAGCGATGGCCAAAAACCCGGCCGAGCGGTTCGCCTACTGCCAGGATTTCGGTGCGCAGCTGGAACGCGTGCTTGGGTGGGGCGATGGCCCCACCCAACTCGCGCCGAGACCGGTTGCGGCGCCAGGCGCCCCAGATACCCAAATCGCCGGCATCGGGTATGCGCCGTTCCGGCCGCCACCACCACCGGCGGCGCCCGCACCCCCGGCGGCCGGCGGGCGGCCGCAGCGGCGCACCCGCGTCGTGGTCGGTGCCCTGGCGGCCGTCGCCTTATTGGTCGCGGGGGGCATCGTTGCGACCGCCAAGCTCTCCCGGCACGACCAGCCGGGCGCCACCGCAACACCGCCGGGCGTCGGGGGGCCCAGCGCGGGTCCCGAAGGCCCCTTCACCGGGACGTATCGGGGCGACTATGGTCGGGCGACGAGCATCGACGGCGCGCCTATCGACGGGGCCACGCCGTCGACGACGACGTGGGGCGTTCGCTCGGTGTGCCAACCCAGTGGGTGTGTGGCTACGGCGACGCGCTTCGGTGGGGAAACCACGATGCCGTCCACGATGGTGTTCGACGACGTCGGCGGGCGCTGGTTGGCCGTGGGTCTCAGCACGGACACGTGCGGCGACGCGCCGTCCGAATTCTGGGTTGTGTTGAACTTGCGACCGCGTCCGGACGGCACGCTGGCCGGCGAAACCAGCAAGACCAGTGCCCACGGCTGTGGGACACTCACGCCGGTGACCTTCACGCGCACCGGGGATGTCGATGCCGATCGCGTTGCCGACCCGGCAAGCCAGCCGCCGCGGGTGGTGTCGCCGGCCGAAGCGCTGCGCGGGAGGTACCACGACACGGTCACCTGGCCGGACGGGACGAAGCCCAATCACTACGACTGGGTCGTGCGCACCGATTGCCTGCGCACCGGCGATCGGTGCATGAGCTTTTTCCACGCACCGCCCGATGCTTCCAAGCCACTCGTCTTCAGCAGCAGGAGCTGGCTCATGTCCACCGTGTTGGACGGAATATGCTCGGCCGGCCGGGCGCCGGTGAACAATACCGCGGAGTTTCCGCTGCCCCAACCACCGCAGAACCCGATCGTGCTGCTCACCGGGCATGGCCATCACGAACAGACGGGGGCCTGCACCCACAGCACAAGCTTCGACGAAAAGTTCGAGCGCACCGGCGATTAG
- a CDS encoding muconolactone Delta-isomerase family protein, with amino-acid sequence MEFLVAMTTHVPDGTTDDEVAGVRAGEAARSRELAARGHLLRLWRPPPHRGEWRTLGLFAADDRSQLERVLSSMPPRVWRTDEITALGPHPNDPAGAGIAIRPGKGPEFAITMTVTVPADTPAHVVEDAYAREAARVRDLAERGHLVRMWALPDGPDGPRTLGLWRARDPGELMAILDSLPMSGWLTIETTPLSPHPNDPIRAV; translated from the coding sequence ATGGAATTCTTGGTCGCCATGACCACGCACGTTCCCGACGGCACGACCGACGACGAGGTCGCAGGGGTCCGTGCCGGCGAGGCCGCCCGCTCCCGTGAGCTTGCGGCGCGGGGGCATCTGCTGCGGCTGTGGCGCCCGCCCCCGCACCGGGGCGAGTGGCGCACGCTGGGGCTATTTGCCGCCGACGACCGAAGCCAACTCGAGCGGGTGCTGTCCTCGATGCCGCCGCGGGTGTGGCGCACCGACGAGATCACCGCGCTCGGCCCCCACCCGAACGACCCAGCCGGCGCGGGCATCGCCATCCGGCCCGGCAAGGGGCCGGAGTTTGCGATCACGATGACCGTCACCGTGCCCGCGGACACCCCGGCGCACGTGGTCGAGGACGCCTATGCGCGCGAGGCCGCCCGGGTACGTGACTTGGCCGAGCGTGGACACCTGGTGCGGATGTGGGCGCTTCCGGATGGGCCGGACGGTCCGCGCACCCTCGGGCTGTGGCGCGCTCGCGATCCCGGCGAGCTGATGGCCATCCTGGACTCGCTCCCGATGTCGGGTTGGCTGACGATCGAAACCACGCCGCTGAGCCCGCATCCCAACGATCCGATCCGCGCGGTCTGA
- a CDS encoding glycoside hydrolase family 16 protein, whose amino-acid sequence MLMPEIDRRRMIMMAGFGALAAAIPAPKALADPSRPATPAGPAPVPAAPAAGTTGGLLWHDEFDGPAGSAPDPSKWQVSNHRTPIRNPVGFDRPEFFGQYRDSRQNVFLDGHSNLVLRATRDGNSYFGGLVHGLWRGGIGTTWEARIKFNCLAPGMWPAWWLSNDDPGRSGEIDLIEWYGNGTWPSGTTVHANPDGTAFETCPIGVDGGWHNWRVRWDPTGMYFWLDYADGAQPYFSVPATGIEDLNEPIREWPFNDPDYTVFPVLNLAVGGSGGGDPASGSYPQEMLVDWVRVF is encoded by the coding sequence ATGCTTATGCCCGAGATTGACCGTCGCCGAATGATCATGATGGCGGGATTCGGCGCGTTGGCGGCCGCGATCCCGGCCCCGAAAGCCCTGGCCGACCCGTCCCGGCCGGCCACTCCCGCGGGTCCGGCACCCGTGCCGGCCGCACCGGCCGCCGGGACAACCGGGGGGTTGCTGTGGCACGACGAGTTCGACGGCCCGGCCGGCTCCGCCCCCGATCCGTCGAAGTGGCAGGTGTCCAACCACCGCACGCCGATCCGCAACCCGGTGGGGTTTGATCGGCCCGAGTTTTTCGGTCAGTACCGCGACAGTCGGCAGAACGTGTTCCTGGACGGCCACTCCAACCTTGTGCTGCGCGCCACCCGGGACGGCAACAGCTACTTCGGCGGCCTGGTCCACGGCCTCTGGCGCGGCGGTATCGGCACCACCTGGGAAGCCCGAATCAAGTTCAACTGCCTGGCGCCCGGCATGTGGCCCGCGTGGTGGTTGTCTAACGACGATCCCGGCCGCAGCGGCGAAATCGACCTGATCGAGTGGTACGGCAACGGAACCTGGCCGTCCGGAACGACCGTGCACGCAAACCCGGACGGAACGGCATTCGAGACCTGCCCGATCGGCGTGGACGGCGGCTGGCACAACTGGCGTGTCCGCTGGGATCCGACCGGCATGTACTTCTGGCTCGACTATGCCGACGGCGCGCAACCATACTTCTCGGTTCCGGCGACCGGCATCGAGGATTTGAACGAGCCCATCCGCGAATGGCCGTTCAATGACCCCGACTACACGGTGTTCCCGGTGCTCAATCTCGCGGTCGGCGGCTCCGGTGGCGGCGACCCCGCCTCGGGTTCGTATCCGCAGGAGATGTTGGTCGACTGGGTGCGCGTCTTTTAG
- a CDS encoding NADP-dependent oxidoreductase, whose amino-acid sequence MPELSNRQIVLRRRPRGLVRPGDTEMVTSRAPEPAPGEALLRTTYVGIDAAARTWLDDQPGYLPPVGLGEVVRAAGIGQVVESRCDAYTVGDVVTTLTGFQEYVIIRDDVFSTPIPGEDDQLAIMSVYGPTGATAYFGMTDIGRPRPGETVVVSAAAGATGSVAGQIAKIAGARVVGIAGGPEKCRVVVEDFGFDACIDYRNDDLPAALKEHCPRRVDVYFDNVGGPILDAVLGRLAHRARVVLCGVISSYLTGEHPGPVNYVNLLAKTALMQGFNALDQWGRFDEAFANLRRWEAEGRLRHRQTIFEGIESCVDALNGLFTGANIGKMLVKLSEPIARPA is encoded by the coding sequence GTGCCCGAGCTGTCGAATCGCCAGATCGTGTTGCGTCGCCGCCCGCGTGGGCTGGTGCGGCCGGGCGACACCGAGATGGTCACCTCGCGGGCACCCGAGCCGGCGCCCGGCGAGGCCCTGCTGCGCACCACCTACGTGGGCATCGACGCCGCCGCCCGGACCTGGCTGGACGACCAACCCGGCTACCTACCACCGGTGGGGTTGGGTGAGGTCGTTCGGGCCGCCGGGATCGGTCAGGTCGTGGAATCGCGTTGCGACGCCTACACGGTCGGCGACGTGGTCACCACGCTGACGGGTTTTCAGGAATACGTGATCATCCGCGACGACGTGTTCAGCACACCCATCCCCGGTGAAGACGACCAGCTGGCGATCATGTCGGTGTACGGCCCCACGGGTGCCACCGCCTACTTCGGGATGACCGACATCGGCCGGCCCCGGCCGGGGGAGACGGTGGTGGTCTCGGCGGCAGCCGGGGCCACCGGATCGGTGGCCGGCCAGATCGCCAAGATCGCCGGGGCGCGGGTGGTGGGCATCGCGGGCGGGCCGGAGAAGTGCCGAGTTGTGGTCGAGGACTTCGGGTTCGACGCCTGCATCGACTATCGCAACGACGACCTGCCGGCGGCCCTGAAGGAGCACTGCCCCCGGCGGGTCGACGTCTACTTCGACAACGTCGGCGGGCCGATCCTGGACGCGGTGCTGGGCCGGCTGGCCCACCGGGCACGGGTGGTGCTCTGCGGCGTCATCTCCAGTTATCTGACCGGCGAGCATCCGGGACCGGTGAACTATGTGAACCTGCTCGCCAAAACCGCGCTCATGCAGGGATTTAACGCGCTTGACCAGTGGGGCCGCTTCGACGAGGCGTTCGCCAACCTGCGTCGCTGGGAGGCCGAGGGCCGGCTGCGTCATCGCCAGACCATCTTCGAGGGCATCGAGTCGTGCGTGGACGCTCTCAACGGGCTGTTCACCGGGGCCAACATCGGCAAGATGTTGGTCAAGCTCAGCGAGCCCATCGCCCGGCCGGCATGA
- a CDS encoding DUF3060 domain-containing protein, whose amino-acid sequence MEPDDDPEARIRDLERPLADSARASEFGGTESGGSGYPPYPPPPPGPVPPPVVPSAPSYGAGYGAAFPGATPRSATGNRVFWIVAAFFVVGMLVAVGGVAVYVARHVHRSNFVVLSPTPTTSAPGVTARSPIPPGSATRTATAGPSTPPPGGSISVAGVNEHKTIACNDSDVSVSGISNTVVITGHCASLDVSGMQNSVTVDEADTIAASGFDNEVTYHSGSPKITKAGDSNEVERG is encoded by the coding sequence ATGGAACCCGACGATGACCCGGAAGCCCGGATCCGCGACCTGGAGCGCCCGCTGGCCGACTCCGCACGTGCGTCCGAATTCGGCGGCACGGAGTCGGGCGGCTCCGGATACCCGCCCTACCCGCCACCCCCGCCCGGGCCGGTGCCACCGCCGGTGGTGCCGTCGGCGCCGTCCTACGGCGCGGGCTATGGCGCTGCGTTCCCCGGGGCAACACCGCGATCGGCGACGGGCAATCGGGTGTTCTGGATCGTGGCCGCGTTCTTCGTCGTCGGCATGCTGGTGGCGGTGGGGGGCGTCGCCGTCTACGTCGCGCGCCATGTGCACCGGAGCAATTTTGTCGTGCTGTCACCGACTCCGACCACGTCCGCGCCCGGTGTTACCGCGCGCAGCCCGATCCCGCCGGGCAGCGCAACCCGCACGGCGACGGCCGGGCCATCGACACCGCCACCGGGCGGCAGCATCAGCGTCGCCGGGGTCAACGAGCACAAGACGATAGCCTGCAACGACAGCGACGTCAGCGTCAGCGGGATTTCCAACACGGTCGTCATCACCGGCCACTGCGCGAGCCTTGACGTGTCCGGCATGCAGAACTCGGTCACCGTCGACGAAGCCGACACGATCGCGGCATCCGGTTTCGACAACGAGGTCACCTATCATTCGGGCTCGCCGAAGATCACCAAGGCCGGCGATTCGAACGAGGTCGAGCGGGGCTGA
- a CDS encoding DUF7159 family protein, producing MDIVLGVSMEPTAVRMVLIEGENADGATVEEEIFEIAGSPDGPGSAILAAAAQVISAVVGTREGAAEGGHRLTSIGVTWTEPTEVSPLRDQLAARDVGSVMLVSPLLAAAALAQTVGFALDYQHIAMLFVEASSATLAVVDVADGSIVDLHRQPLGLGHGPDTAELAAMLAGLDGPGSRADGVFLIGCGVDIVPIKPALEAATTLLVTGPEEPDMALARGAALASANAPLFASSTAALAYALDPGTGEVNPRALSPTYLDVCAHADLGLEALAYSALDEEAEDGASRRRPLALTGGAMAGISAIAAGVLVVSLTSDVRPTAAVQPGHRESIATPASQAPVQLPAERPEARLPAPGSRPAAPAAEVAAPPPVTPPAAVTPPPAVTPPPAVAQPPPTVQPPPRTVANMAPATQPRRAPSRQPAPTAAQQAPPAAPRTTPPAAVPAPPPEPVPPPQPTPIMTMYLHLPFVSIPIPIYPPAPPPPPPEPPPEPAPAPPGP from the coding sequence GTGGACATCGTACTTGGGGTATCGATGGAGCCCACGGCGGTTCGCATGGTGCTGATCGAGGGTGAGAATGCGGACGGCGCCACCGTCGAAGAAGAGATCTTCGAGATTGCGGGCTCACCCGACGGGCCCGGATCGGCGATCTTAGCCGCGGCCGCTCAGGTGATTTCCGCCGTTGTCGGAACCCGGGAAGGCGCGGCCGAGGGTGGCCACCGGTTGACCTCGATCGGGGTGACCTGGACGGAACCCACCGAGGTGTCCCCGCTGCGTGACCAGCTCGCCGCCCGCGACGTCGGGAGCGTCATGCTGGTGTCGCCGCTGCTCGCCGCGGCCGCCCTGGCCCAGACGGTGGGTTTCGCACTCGACTACCAGCACATCGCGATGCTGTTCGTCGAGGCCTCCAGCGCGACGCTGGCGGTTGTCGACGTTGCCGACGGCTCGATCGTCGATCTGCATCGGCAGCCCCTGGGCCTCGGTCACGGCCCGGATACCGCCGAACTCGCGGCGATGCTCGCCGGTTTGGACGGTCCCGGGTCGCGAGCCGACGGCGTCTTCCTGATCGGCTGCGGGGTCGACATCGTGCCGATCAAACCCGCGCTGGAGGCCGCGACGACGCTGCTGGTGACCGGTCCGGAGGAGCCCGACATGGCGCTGGCCAGGGGGGCGGCGCTGGCGTCGGCCAATGCGCCGTTGTTCGCCTCCTCCACGGCCGCCTTGGCCTATGCCCTGGATCCCGGAACCGGCGAGGTCAATCCGCGCGCGCTGAGCCCGACCTACCTCGACGTCTGCGCCCACGCCGATCTCGGCCTGGAAGCGCTGGCCTACAGCGCCCTCGATGAGGAAGCGGAGGACGGGGCGAGCCGGCGTCGGCCGTTGGCGCTGACCGGCGGGGCGATGGCCGGGATCTCGGCCATCGCGGCCGGCGTGCTGGTGGTCTCGCTGACCTCCGATGTCCGGCCGACGGCCGCCGTGCAGCCCGGCCACCGGGAAAGCATCGCCACACCGGCGAGTCAGGCACCGGTCCAACTGCCCGCCGAGCGGCCCGAGGCGCGGTTGCCGGCTCCCGGCTCGCGGCCGGCCGCGCCGGCGGCGGAGGTGGCGGCCCCGCCTCCGGTGACACCCCCGGCCGCGGTGACGCCGCCGCCCGCGGTGACGCCGCCGCCCGCGGTGGCGCAGCCGCCGCCGACCGTGCAGCCGCCGCCGCGAACAGTTGCGAATATGGCACCCGCGACCCAGCCCCGCCGGGCGCCGAGTCGCCAGCCCGCGCCCACCGCCGCGCAGCAGGCCCCGCCGGCGGCGCCGCGGACGACGCCGCCGGCCGCGGTGCCCGCACCGCCGCCCGAGCCGGTCCCGCCGCCGCAGCCCACCCCGATCATGACGATGTACCTGCACCTGCCGTTCGTCTCGATTCCGATTCCGATCTATCCGCCGGCGCCGCCCCCACCGCCGCCAGAGCCGCCGCCAGAGCCCGCGCCGGCGCCACCCGGACCGTAA
- a CDS encoding Hsp70 family protein: MYDPLGLSIGTTNLVAACDGIPPVTRRAVLTLYPHCAPKIGVPSQNPNLTEPGMLISGFVQRIGDSVALVSPDGSAHDPDLLMVEALDAMVVTAGLDAGSSEIAIAVPSYWRPGTIQALRNGLRTHVGFVRSGLAPRLVPDTVAALTAVNSEWGLPVGGVVGLLDFGGAATCATLMDTGPDVGKSDFEPVSVTLRYQEFSGNQIDQALLLHVIDELGHDDIDPESTTAAGQLGRLREQCRAAKERLSTEAVTELAVELRGSRYRIELTRDTLEDLIHDRLTAFIYAVDDLLARHNTSWSELAAVVTVGGGANIPLVTQRLSFHIRRPVLAASQPGCAAAMGALLLATRGREVDFRTRTSIGLLAAAGTGVIELPAGDVMVIDSDALTDRELAWSQTEFPGEARLDGDPYSEDGPCWSMRLNVIEPPKAPPWRRFRISQLLIGLSAVVAMTAIGGVAVTLTAGEQRPAPHRAPVVPSVAPLPAPSGSVGPGSVASSPPPHGPVAPAPTAAPVPSAASAPAGVAPPSSPAAPRSTTAKAPAVTTTTTTSAPTTTTTAAPTTPTTTTTEPATTEPTTTTTSTVRMTTEWLHVPLLPVPIPVPVPAN, translated from the coding sequence ATGTACGACCCGCTGGGGTTGTCGATCGGAACCACCAACCTGGTCGCCGCGTGCGACGGGATTCCACCCGTCACCCGTCGTGCCGTGCTGACCCTGTATCCGCATTGCGCGCCGAAAATCGGTGTGCCGTCACAGAATCCGAACCTGACCGAGCCAGGCATGCTGATCAGCGGTTTCGTGCAGCGCATCGGAGACTCGGTCGCGCTGGTGTCCCCCGACGGGTCTGCGCACGATCCGGACCTGCTGATGGTCGAGGCGCTGGACGCGATGGTGGTCACCGCGGGCCTGGACGCGGGGTCGTCAGAGATTGCGATTGCCGTTCCCTCGTATTGGCGACCCGGGACCATACAGGCGTTGCGCAACGGGTTGCGCACGCATGTCGGCTTTGTCCGCAGCGGGTTGGCACCGAGGCTGGTCCCCGACACGGTTGCGGCGTTGACGGCGGTGAACTCCGAATGGGGCCTGCCGGTCGGCGGTGTGGTGGGGCTCCTTGATTTCGGCGGCGCCGCAACCTGCGCCACGCTGATGGACACCGGGCCAGATGTCGGCAAGTCGGACTTCGAGCCCGTCAGCGTCACGCTACGTTACCAGGAATTCTCCGGCAATCAGATCGACCAGGCGTTGCTGCTGCATGTCATCGACGAACTCGGGCACGACGACATCGATCCGGAAAGCACCACCGCGGCAGGCCAATTGGGCCGACTCAGGGAGCAATGCCGTGCGGCCAAGGAACGCTTGTCCACCGAGGCGGTCACGGAATTGGCTGTCGAGCTGCGCGGGTCGCGCTACCGCATTGAGCTGACTCGAGACACGCTGGAAGACCTGATACATGATCGGCTGACCGCCTTCATCTACGCCGTCGATGACCTGTTGGCGCGCCACAACACCAGCTGGTCCGAGCTCGCGGCGGTGGTCACCGTCGGCGGCGGCGCTAACATTCCGCTTGTCACTCAACGTCTTTCGTTTCACATCCGGCGACCCGTGCTGGCCGCCTCGCAGCCTGGCTGCGCGGCGGCCATGGGTGCGTTGCTGCTTGCCACCCGCGGACGCGAGGTCGATTTCCGCACCCGGACGTCCATCGGGCTGCTGGCGGCCGCCGGCACCGGCGTCATCGAATTGCCGGCCGGCGATGTGATGGTGATCGACTCGGACGCGCTCACCGATCGTGAGCTGGCCTGGTCGCAGACCGAGTTCCCCGGTGAGGCGCGGCTCGACGGCGATCCCTACAGCGAAGACGGCCCCTGTTGGTCGATGCGGCTGAACGTTATCGAGCCACCAAAAGCGCCGCCGTGGCGTCGGTTTCGGATATCGCAACTGCTCATCGGGCTGTCGGCCGTGGTGGCGATGACCGCCATCGGCGGCGTGGCCGTTACGTTGACGGCCGGCGAACAGCGCCCGGCTCCGCACCGAGCCCCGGTGGTGCCCAGCGTCGCACCGTTGCCGGCACCGTCCGGATCCGTCGGGCCCGGCTCCGTGGCGTCCAGCCCCCCGCCGCACGGTCCCGTCGCACCAGCTCCCACCGCGGCGCCGGTTCCCAGTGCGGCGTCCGCGCCAGCCGGCGTGGCGCCGCCGTCCTCGCCGGCGGCGCCGAGGTCGACGACCGCGAAGGCGCCCGCGGTCACGACGACGACCACCACGTCGGCGCCGACCACGACAACCACCGCCGCGCCGACAACCCCGACCACGACGACCACCGAACCGGCCACGACCGAGCCGACCACTACCACCACGTCGACGGTGCGGATGACCACCGAGTGGTTGCATGTCCCGTTGCTGCCGGTCCCGATCCCGGTACCGGTTCCGGCGAATTAG
- a CDS encoding nuclear transport factor 2 family protein, producing the protein MNLADAAPSALADIEAIKRVKYRYLRALDTKHWDDFADTLTEDIRGDYGSSLGAELHFTNRTDLVDYLRSALGPGVITEHRVSHPEITVTGDTATGTWYLQDRVIVADAEFMLIGAAFYRDQYRRTPDGWRISATGYDRTYEATMSVAGLNFTVKPGRALA; encoded by the coding sequence ATGAACCTCGCCGACGCCGCACCCTCAGCCCTGGCCGACATCGAAGCGATCAAGCGGGTCAAATACCGCTACCTGCGCGCGCTGGACACCAAGCACTGGGACGACTTCGCCGACACGCTCACCGAGGACATCCGCGGCGACTACGGGTCCTCGTTGGGTGCCGAGCTGCACTTCACCAACCGCACCGACCTGGTGGACTACCTGCGCTCAGCGCTTGGCCCGGGCGTCATCACCGAGCACCGGGTGAGCCATCCGGAGATCACCGTGACCGGCGACACCGCAACCGGAACCTGGTACCTGCAGGACCGCGTCATCGTCGCCGACGCCGAGTTCATGCTGATCGGTGCGGCCTTTTACCGCGACCAGTACCGGCGCACACCCGACGGCTGGCGGATCAGCGCCACCGGCTACGACCGCACCTATGAGGCCACGATGTCGGTGGCGGGCCTCAACTTCACGGTGAAACCCGGCCGCGCCCTGGCCTGA